One Xiphophorus hellerii strain 12219 chromosome 24, Xiphophorus_hellerii-4.1, whole genome shotgun sequence DNA window includes the following coding sequences:
- the LOC116715595 gene encoding C-X-C chemokine receptor type 1-like produces the protein MSLTYVFTDDYFDQNETEPFDVNLNTISCNPKPLDPTAGAISSLILVANFLLAIPGNLLVGWVISSSRQVLTSSDVYLFHLTVADGLMALTLPFFAVALVWGWLFGDFMCKFLNLVIEANFYTSIIFLACISVDRYLVIVHANETHGTKQRKCSRILCAAVWALGWGLALPALFNDAFKLDENSERLICTERFDIGSITSWRIATRGFRHIFGFLIPLAVMVACYGVTVARLLNTRGFQKHRAMRVIIAVVVAFLLCWAPYHITMMIDTLVRTNLIPFDCSFRRSVTLALDITNTLALLHSSINPFLYAFVGEKFRKKMMYLMQKKFRQERMSGSKASRSTSQTSEGTGTIL, from the coding sequence ATGTCCCTCACCTACGTCTTCACTGACGACTACTTTgaccaaaatgaaactgaaccgTTCGACGTGAACCTAAACACAATATCATGTAATCCAAAACCTCTGGATCCTACGGCAGGGGCGATCTCGTCTCTGATCCTCGTGGCCAACTTTTTACTGGCGATCCCGGGTAACTTGCTGGTAGGATGGGTGATCAGCTCCAGCAGACAGGTTTTGACTTCATCAGACGTCTACTTGTTCCACCTGACAGTAGCAGACGGACTCATGGCCCTGACGCTCCCATTTTTCGCAGTAGCGCTGGTTTGGGGATGGCTCTTTGGCGACTTCATGTGCAAGTTCCTCAACCTGGTCATAGAAGCAAACTTCTACACCAGCATAATCTTCCTGGCTTGCATCAGTGTCGATCGGTACCTTGTGATTGTGCATGCCAATGAGACACACGGGACTAAACAGAGGAAGTGCAGCAGGATCCTGTGTGCGGCGGTCTGGGCCCTCGGTTGGGGCCTCGCTTTGCCTGCCCTTTTCAACGACGCCTTCAAGCTTGACGAAAACTCCGAGAGGCTCATTTGCACAGAACGATTCGACATTGGCAGCATCACCAGTTGGAGGATCGCCACTCGTGGGTTTCGCCACATTTTTGGCTTTCTGATCCCGCTGGCCGTCATGGTGGCCTGCTACGGCGTAACCGTCGCCAGGCTGTTGAACACTCGCGGTTTCCAGAAGCACCGGGCCATGAGGGTGATCATAGCCGTGGTGGTCGCGTTCCTGCTGTGCTGGGCGCCGTACCATATAACCATGATGATCGACACGCTGGTCAGAACCAACCTGATCCCGTTCGACTGCAGCTTCAGGAGGTCGGTGACCTTAGCCCTGGATATAACCAACACCCTGGCTCTTCTGCACAGCTCCATAAACCCGTTCCTGTACGCCTTTGTGGGAGAGAAGTTCAGGAAGAAAATGATGTACCTCATGCAGAAGAAATTCAGACAGGAGAGGATGTCAGGGTCAAAGGCCAGCCGGTCAACCTCTCAGACCTCGGAGGGAACTGGAACAATTCTCTGA